In Gammaproteobacteria bacterium, the DNA window CTCCGGGTTGGACTCAATGGTGTTAGGCGAACCGCAAATTCTCGGGCAAGTCAAGAGGGCTTATCAGGCGGCCAGTCGGGCCGGAGCCTTGGGGACCCTGCTGGAGCGATTATTTCAACACACCTTCTCGGTGGCCAAGCAAGTGCGCACCGATACGCACATTGGCGCCAGCCCGGTCTCGGTCGCCTTTGCCGCAGTCAGTTTAGCCAAACAGATTTTTGCCGATCTGCCACGCCGCACCGCATTGCTGATCGGCGCAGGCGACACAATTGAACTGGTGGCCCGCCACCTCCATGAGAGCGGAATTGGCCGGTTGGTGGTCGCCAATCGGACCCTGGAGCGGGCGCATGCCTTGGCGGCTTCCTTTGCCGGTTATGCAATCGCCCTGGAAGAAATTCCCCTGCATCTTGGAGAAGCGGACATGGTGATCGCTTCCACCGCCAATCCCGGCCTGATGCTGGAAGCCGCACTGGTTCGCCGTTGCTTGAAACAGCGCCGCCATCAACCGATGTTCATGGTCGATCTGGCCGTGCCGCGTGATATCGATCCAGCGGTGGCAGATCTGGATGACGTATACTTGTACACAGTGGACGACCTCAAGGATATTATTCAGGAGAACTTGCGATCAAGACAGGCGGCCGCCCGGCAGGCGGAAGAGATTATTGACAACCAGGTCGAACGCTTCATGGCCTGGCTGCGTGCGCAGGACAGCGTCGACAGTATCCGCGCCCTGCGGCAACGCGCTGAAGCGGCGCGTGATGAGGCGCTGGCCCGCGCCCGACGACAACTTGCCCAAGGCCAGGATCCCGCCGAAGCACTGAATTTTTTGGCTAATACTTTGACAAATAAGCTTATTCATCCGCCCTGCGCCGGTCTGCGGGAAGCCGCGGCTCAAGGCGATTTGGAAATGTTGACTCTGATTCAGAACTTATACCGTCTGCATGACGGAAAACCGCATCCATGAACCCCTCAATGCTGGCTAAGCTGGAACAACTGGCGGCTCGTCACGAAGAAATTAGCGCTTTACTGGCGGAGCCGGAGATCATCAACGACAATGACCGCTTTCGCGCTCTGTCCGTGGAATACGCGCAACTGGAGCCGGTAGCCAGCGGGTTCCATGCCTACCGCCAGGTGTTGGACGAACTGGACAGCACGCGTGAAATGGCCCAGGACAACGACCCGGAAATGCGCGCGCTGGCCCAGGCTGAACTGCTTGAAGCAGACCAGCGGCGCATGGAGCAGGAGCAAACCTTGCAATTTTTGCTGCTGCCGCAAGATCCCCATGATTCTGGCAACGTCTTTCTGGAAATCCGCGCCGGGACTGGCGGCGACGAGGCGGCGCTGTTCGCTGGCGATTTATGGCGGATGTATGGCCGTTATGCCGAATTGCGTGGCTGGACCTTGGAAATCCTTAGCGAAAGCCCTGGCGAACATGGCGGTTATAAGGAAGTCATTGGCCGGATTATCGGCCAGGGCGTCTACTCCAAGCTGAAGTTTGAGTCCGGCGCCCATCGGGTGCAACGTGTGCCGGTGACCGAGGCGCAGGGACGGATTCACACCTCGGCGGCGACCGTGGCGGTTATGCCGGAACTGGAGGAAGTAGAGCAAATCGACATCAATCCTGCTGACTTGCGCATTGACACCTACCGCGCTTCCGGGGCGGGGGGGCAGCATGTCAACAAGACGGATTCAGCAATTCGCATCACGCACTTGCCCAGCGGCATTGTGGTGGAATGCCAGGACGAGCGCTCCCAGCACAAGAACCGCTCGCGGGCCATGTCCCTGTTGCAGGCCAAATTATTGACGGCGGAACAGGAGAAACAGACCAGCGCTCAGGCGCAGACCCGCAAGTTGCTGGTGGGCAGCGGCGATCGCTCCGAGCGCATCCGCACCTATAATTTTCCGCAGGGACGGGTGACTGACCATCGCATCAACCTGACATTGTACAAGCTGGGCGAGGTGCTGGAAGGTCATCTTGATCCGGTGATCGAACCGCTGATTCAGGAACAACGACTGCTGGACCTGAATTCGCTGATGGATGCGCTATAACCAGGCAATGGAATTTACTCCCGATCAGGTTTGGCGGTTGCTGCTCGAACTGCGCTGCGCATCACGAACGCTGGAGACGCTTCCCGATCCGGTGATCTGTGGATTGACCGGAGACGGTCAACTGGCGCTGGTTCCCGCCGGAGACGCCGCTACCCTCATTGAGATCGCCAGCAACGGTTTCTGGACCGCCAGGGTTCCGGTTCCGCAAACCAGCGCGGAACTGCTGGATCTCTATCTACCAATGGCCTTGGCCAATCGGCAACGACCGTTCACCCTGGCCCATCTGGGGCAAAGTCTCGATGGCCGCATTGCAACAGTCTGCGGCGCATCCCGCCATATCAACAGCCCGGAAAATCTTACGCATCTGCACCGATTACGCGCACTGTGCGATGCGATTCTCGTTGGCGCAAGCACGGTGGAGTGCGACGATCCACAACTGACTACCCGGCGGGTTACGGGACCGCAACCGGTGCGAGTCGTCATCGATCCCCACCGTCGTCTTACTGCTGAGCGCTATCTATTTCAGGATCAAACCACGCGAACGCTGCTGGTTTGCGCTGAAGGGCTGGCTCATCAACCGGGGCCAGGTCATGCAGAGGTCATGGGCATTCCCCATGATGGCCCACATTTGCCGCTTCGAGAGGTTCTACGGCAGTTGCACGAGCGGGGTCTGTTTGGGTTGTTTGTCGAAGGGGGTGGGCTGACGGTGTCGAACTTCCTGGAAGCGGGCTTGCTGGATCGGTTACAGATTGCTATCGCGCCGCTGGTTATCGGCTCTGGTCGGCCGAGCATTACGTTGCCGACGATTGAAGATTTGTCGCAGGGACTGCATCCTCGCCATCGCCGCTATGTGATGGGTGAAGATGTGTTGTTTGATTGTCACTTGCGGGATTGAGATACCCGTTTTCAAAAGATTATATGTAGTGTTTTATTCTGGTCGTGATCGGATCCTTTTATATAACTCGGTAATATGGCGATTTATATCAGCTTGTTCTGATTTGATAAAATATATTTCGTTTTCCAGTTGTTCAATGCGGGTCAAAGCTAAATAAAGCGCATCGCGCATTTTTTCAGGGTCTGGACTGGTAATAATGGCTTCCAGTGAGTTCATCGCTTCATCTAAGGGGTTCATCGCATTGTCTCCTGATTCAGTGTTTATATTTAAATCAACAACCCACACTGGTAAAAGCCCGTCGCACCTCGGTAATCGTCGCCAACCGTTCGCGTCGCAAGGCTTCGGCCAGCGCCAAGCCGCTTAAACCTTGCTCCATCAATGGTCGCGCCTGGATGCCGGATATTGCCTGATAAATGCGTCGCAGCAAATCTGCCTGCGGATAATCACGATTCTCCAGTCCTAGGCGGCCTCGGGCATCCGCCTCACAGGCCAGCAGGAATTGTTCAAAGCGCTGCGGTTTGCGCAAGGTATCCAGAGCTTGCAGAATTTTCAACAGGGTTCCCGGACGCAATTCCAGGGCGCGATGGCAGTGTGTGTGATAACGGGCGGTCAATACCCCCAGTTCCCGATGCAGGTTGGGAACCCTCAGTCGCTGACAAAAGGCGCGCACCAGTTCGGCGCCACGATCCTCATGGTCGAGATGACGCGGCCATTCTTCTGGCGGAGTTGCTCCCTTGCCAAAATCGTGAACCAGCACTGCAAAACGGGTCACCACATCCGCGCCCAATCGCACCGCCTGAGTCAACGCCATCAGTGTGTGAAGGCCCGTGTCGATTTCTGGATGATGAACGGGAGGTTGCGGCACGCCGAACAGGCGATCCAGCTCTGGGAAAATGCGCGCCAGCGCGCCACAGTCGCGCAAGGTTTCAATAAACCGCTCGGGACGCGATTCGCCCAGTGCGCGCACGGTTTCCGCCCAGACCCGCTCCGGCGTCAAGTGATCGACTTCGCCACTGACGACCATGGCGCGCATCAGATTCAGAGTTTCCGGCGCAACCCGAAAGCCCAGCGAGGCATAGCGGGCGCTAAACCGGGCCACGCGCAGAATCCGCACCGGATCTTCGGCAAAAGCGGGCGAGACATGGCGCAACCACCGCGCTTCAAGATCGCGGGCGCCGTGATAGGGGTCGATCAGTTGGCCTTGCGCATCGCGCGCCATGGCGTTAATGGTCAGATCGCGGCGCTGCAGGTCATCCTCCAACGTGACCTCGGGGGCCGCGTGGATGTGGAAGCCATGATAGCCCGGCGCGGTCTTGCGTTCAGTGCGCGCCAAGGCGTATTCGTCACGGGTCTCCGGATGCAGGAACACCGGAAAATCTTTGCCCACCGGACGAAAGCCGCGCGTGAGCAAGTCATCCGGCGTCGCGCCGACCACGACCCAGTCGCGTTCCTTAACCGGCAGATTCAACAACTCATCGCGCACCGCACCGCCGACCAGATAGGTTGTTACTGTGTCTGTATTCATCCGACCAAGATTAGAACCCGCTGCTATGATCTGCACACACCACAAACATCCTTCAGTGAAGCAGAATGATCGGTGCTGTCAACCTTAAGTGGTTTTCCGGGTGATGCGACAAATTTCACAGAATTTTTTCATCATACTGACAATCATAATGGCCCTCCCCGGTTGCGCCGATCTGGCTTATTACCAACAGGCGGCGGCGGGCCAATGGAAGCTTTGGCAAGTTCGACGACCTGTAGCGGACGTGCTGGCGGATTCAACAACCTCGCCGGAATTGCGTCAGCGCCTGGAAACCGCTCAGGCTTTGCGTGACTTCGCCGCCACCGAGTTAGCGCTACCAGATAATAACAGTTACCGTGACTATTCCGATCTCCAGCGGAGCTGGGTGGTAAAAAACGTCTTTGCTGCGCCGGAGTTGAGTCTGGAGCCACGTCAATGGTGTTTCCTGGTGGCCGGTTGTCTGAGCTATCGCGGTTATTTCGACGCTGAGGCGGCCAGCCGGTTAGCAGCGGAGTTGCGCGCAACCGGCGACGATGTTTACATGGCCGATATTACCGCCTACTCGACGCTTGGCTGGTTTGACGATCCCTTGCTTAACACGTTCATTGACTGGCCTACTGGGCGATTGGCGGAATTGATGTTTCACGAACTGGCGCATCAACGGTTATATGTGGCTGACGACACGGCTTTCAACGAAGCGTTTGCGACTGCCGTGGGCCAGTTGGGCGCGGAACGCTGGCTGGAACGGCGGGCTGTAGCGCATGAACGCGAGGAGTATGCGGCAGACCTGCGCCGACGTGAGCAGTTTTTGCAACTTACGGTGCAGGCCCGTGAATCATTGGCAGTGCTTTATGTTTCTCCCCACCGCGAGTCGGAAAAACGCACCGGCAAGCAGCGCATCCTGGGGGAATTGCAGGCGCGTTATCAAGCGCTCAAACAAGATTGGGGAGGTTATGCGGGTTACGATCGCTGGTTCATGCAGGACTTGAATAACGCCAAACTGGCCGGCGTCAGCACCTATTACCGGCAGGTTCCGGCGTTTCTGGCCTTGTTTGAACGGGAAGGGCGAGATTTCGCAAGATTTTACCAAGCGGCGGAAACCATCGGTCAATTACCGCCTGTGGAACGGGAGGCGCGTTTGCGGGAACTATTGCCAACACTAGCGCCCTTCCAACGCATCCACACTGATGACTTTTAAACCGCTCCACGCTGAAGGCAACCTATGCAGATCCATTCCGAAGCGACTGAATCCACTCCCCTTCTCGAAGTCCGCGATCTCTCCGTTTCCTTCGGCGCGATACCGGCAGTCAAGCAGGTTTCCTTCGCGCTCCGGCGCGGCGAGACGCTGGCGCTGGTGGGCGAAAGCGGCTCCGGAAAATCGGTGTCAGCGCTGTCGCTGCTGCAACTGCTGCCCTATCCTCACGCCCGCCATCCCGGTGGCAGCATTCGTCTACGCGGCGAGGAACTGCTGGGCGCGACGCCCGCCCGATTGCGCGAGATTCGCGGCAACCAGATCGCTATGGTGTTCCAGGAACCGATGACCTCGCTTAATCCTCTGCATTCCATTGAAAAACAGATTGGTGAAACATTGTTGCTGCATAAGGGATTAAGCGGCGCACGGCTCAAGGCGCGCATTGTGGAACTGCTGGAGTTGGTCGGGTTACCCGATGCGGCGCATCGATTGAATGCGCTGCCGCATGAGTTATCCGGCGGCCAGCGGCAACGAGTGATGATCGCCATGGCCTTGGCGAATGATCCTGATATTCTCATCGCTGACGAGCCAACGACTGCGCTCGATGTGACGATTCAAGCACAAATCCTGAAATTGCTGAAGGACTTGCAGGCGCGACTGGGCATGGCCATTCTGTTCATCACCCATGATCTGAGCATCGTGCGTAAAATGGCTGATCGCGTTTGCGTGATGCAGGCTGGTGTGGTCGTAGAAACCGGTTCAGTCGCCGGGATTTTCAGCAATCCCCAACATCCCTATACCCGGCAACTGCTGGCCGCCGAACCGCAGGGCGAGCCGCCCCCCGAAAACAGTGAAGCGCCGATCGTCATGGCTGGCGATGATCTCAAGGTCTGGTTCCCACTCAAACGCAGCCTATTTGGACAAGCCACAGAGCATGTCAAGGCCGTCGATGGCGTTAGCGTGAGTGTGCGCGCTGGGCAAACCCTGGGCGTGGTTGGCGAGAGCGGTTCCGGCAAAACCACCCTGGGGCTGGCGTTGCTGCGCCTGTTGTCCAGCACCGGCGCGATTCGCTTCGAGGGGCAGCGCATCGACCATCAGCCGGACAAGGCGTTGCGCCCATTGCGCCAGGCCATGCAGATCGTCTTTCAGGACCCTTATGGTTCATTGAGTCCCCGGTTATCCGTAGGCGAAATTGTCGAAGAAGGTCTGCGGGTTCACGGATTAGCGGGTGATCACAAAACCCGCCGCACCCGGATTGCCCAGGCGTTAGAAGAAGTCGGACTGGACCCGGAGACTCAGGATCGCTATCCGCATGAATTCTCTGGCGGTCAGCGCCAGCGCATCGCCATCGCCCGCGCTCTGGCACTGCAACCGCGCCTGTTGATCCTCGACGAACCGACTAGCGCCCTGGATGTCTCCGTGCAGGCGCAGATTGTAGATTTATTGCGCGACTTGCAACGCCGCTACCGATTGGCGTACCTGTTTATCAGTCACGATCTGCGCGTCGTGCGGGCGCTGGCCAATCATTTGCTGGTGATGAAGAATGGCCGGGTGGTGGAAGAAGGGCCAGCGCGGCAGGTGTTTGAGCGTCCTCAACACCCCTATACTCAGGCTTTGCTGGCCGCCGCCCTGAATTTGGAAGCCGTGGGAAATGGTTCAGACCGTTTTTAGCAGCTGGGAAATAAATGAGGCCGTACTGGCGCGCGATCACTCATCTTCAAGATCAATAAACTGTTCGCCCACATCCCGGTTGCGATACCGGGAGAGCTTCAGCGCGCACAACTGGGTGTCTTGAACGATCATTTCCGCTAATTCGTCGGCTGCCTGCTGCAACGCTTCGCAGACCAGATGCGAGGTGGAGTCCGTGTTCACGTTCAAGGCGCCGATGCATCGTAAAAGCGTGCCGTGCAAAACCGTCAAGCGGTCAATCCGGGTTTCCACCTGGGGGATGAGAGTGGCGTCCTGAATCGAAATCTTCATCTCTCTAAGAATCTTCCAACAGCGCCAGCAAACCGGCCTCGTCCAGAACCGTTACATTCAACGCTTGCGCCCTCTCCAGTTTGGAGCCGGCGTCGCGACCCGCCACCACATAATCGGTTTTCTTCGACACGCTGCCACTAACCTTGGCGCCCAGCGCTCGCAAGCGATCAGCCGCCTGATCGCGGGCCAGGGAATCCAGCGCGCCGGTTAAGACGAAGGTTTTACCCGCCAGTGACGAAATCACCGCCGGTTTCCTCGCACCATCAGGCCAATGTACCCCTGCCGCTCGCAGGCGGGCGATCGCTTGCTGATTATGCGGTTCCTGAAAAAAGGCGCGAATCGCCGCGGCAACCACTGGCCCCACATCCGGCGCCTGTTGCAACGTTTCTTCCTCAGCCACCACCAATGCCTCCAGCGCGCCAAAATGCGCCGCCAGCGTCATGGCGGTTGCTTCGCCGACCTCGCGAATGCCCAGCGCGTAGAGAAATCGCGCCAGGGTCGTGGTCTTGCTGCGCTCTAGCGCCGCTGCCAGATTGGCCGCCGATTTTGCGCCCATTCGTTCCAAACCCGCCAGCGTTGTTACGTCCAGTGCATAAAGATCAGCGGGACCCCGCACTAACTCCTGATCGACCAACTGCTCCACCAGCTTATCGCCCAACCCTTCGATGTCCATTGCCCGCCGCGAGGCAAAATGACGCAGCGCTTCCTTGCGCTGGGCGCGGCAGTAAAGACCCCCCATGCATCGCGCCACGGATTCCCCTTCCGGGCGAACGACATGCGAGCCGCATACCGGACAGGTTTCCGGCATCACGAATGGTTGCGCATCGGCAGGCCGCCGATCCCGCACGACGCTCACGACTTCGGGAATCACATCGCCGGCCCGGCGCACGATCACGGTATCACCGACGCGTACATCCTTGCGCGCAATTTCATCGGCGTTATGCAAGGTTGCATTGGTCACCGTGACCCCGCCCACGAACACGGGTTTGAGTCGCGCCACCGGGGTGATTGCTCCCGTGCGTCCAACCTGGACTTCGATGGCTTCGACCACCGTCAGCTCCTCCTGAGCCGGAAATTTGTGGGCCACCGCCCAACGCGGCTCACGAGTGCGAAATCCGAGTTGCCGCTGCCAATCCAGGCGATTGACTTTGTAAACCACGCCGTCAATGTCGAAAGGCAGCGCGTCACGCTTTCCGGCAATGGCGTCATGAAACGCCATCAGCCCATCGGCGCCTTGCACGACCGCTCGTTCCGCGCTCACCGGCAAACCCAAAGCCGCTAGAGCATCCAGCGTCGCGCTGTGCGTGGCTGGCGGCTCCCAACCCTGCGTTTCACCTAGGCCGTAAGCAAAAAAGGACAGCGGGCGCTTCATTGCCTGACGAGAATCCAGTTGCCGGATCGCGCCTGCTGCGCCATTGCGGGGGTTAACCAGCGCCGGCAAGCTGGCAGCCCGTTGCTGAGCGTTATAGCGTTCAAAATCCGGACGGCGCATGTACGCTTCGCCACGCACCTCCAACACCTCGGGTGCAATGCCTTGCAAGCGCAGTGGCACGGTCTTGATAGTGCGCACATTTTGCGTTACATCCTCGCCGGTCTCGCCATCACCGCGCGTGGCCGCCTGCGTAAGCACTCCCTGCTCGTAACGCAGGTTGATGGCTAAACCATCGAATTTCAGCTCACAGGCATACTCAACCGGCGCCGCGTCTTCACTCAGCTCCAATTCGCGCCGCACTAGGGCATCAAACGCTCGGGCGCCATCCGGACCTGTATCGGTTTCAGTGCGGATGGACAGCATCGGTCGCTGATGACGGATTGGCGCGAACGCTTCCAGGGGCTTGCCGCCCACGCGCTGAGTCGGGGAATCCGGCGCGATCAGTTCAGGATGTGCGATTTCCAGCGCCTGCAATTCCTGAAATAACCGGTCATACTCGGCATCGGGGATTTCCGGGCTATCCAGAACATAATAGCGATAGCCATACCTATTCAATTGTTCGCGCAACTGGACGGCGCGGACTTTTAAATCATCAGGGATATTTTGAGCCTTCATCAGCCTTCATCCTTTGCCCTTTAGCCTCCATCCTTCATCTCCGAAGACTGCATCCAAAACCGTTGCTTGCGCCGGAATTCGACGACTTCGTTGCGCAGGTGCAAGAGTCCCTGGTTCGTCAGTCGGTTACGACGCTCATCACAGATCATGCCGCCCAACCGCTGCGCCAATTGGTCGGCAGTGACCACCAGCAAATCCAGCGCTTTCATCTCTTCCATTGGACCCGGCAGGCTCATAAATAACAGTAATCCTGGCGTTGTCAGAGCATCCAGCGAAGGCGAATCGAAGGCGCCCGGCTTGCGTAAATGGGCCATACTGAAAATCGGCTCGCCGCTACTGTGGTCCGCGCAGCGATCAAACAGTCCACTTGCGCCCAGTTGGAAATCCAGATCAAGGGCCACTGTCTGAATATCCAATCCTTTAAAGGACGATTGACCGACTGGCACCGCCACTACGGTCAGGGCCACAGTCATTTTAGGCGACTTGGCAATCGCTGGTTTCTGGGGTGAATCATTCGGCGGCTTAGCCTCCGCGACAGGTTCCACCTTGGGTTCCGCGTCCACCGCATCCCTCTCGGTAACTGGCGGTTCCTCAACGACGTCCACTGCAGATGTTTCATCGTCAGGCGCTGATCTTCCGTTGCGATAGATCGGTCGAATTTCGACATCGATCAGCGCTTTTTTGGCCAGGGGATGATCCGGGGTGATCAACATCCCGCCAAAGTCATGCCCATTGCTGACCTCCTCGGAAGGTTCCGGCGCCAGGGAATCGCCAAATATCGGTTCTTTCTGCTGCGAAGGCTGGCGCCGACGTTTGCGGATACCCTCACGGATACGGACGCGCATCCCCCAAAGATAGATGAGGACCACGACCACGGCGCCAATGCCCGCCAATAACCACTGCAACTGTGTTTTATCCAACATTTCCATGAATTCAAAGCCCCGGATTGCGCCTGCCGCATTCTGCTATGCATCTTAGTAATGATAAACCTGTTCAGCCCCTACAGGGCGAACGGAAAACGACACACCGCCGTTTATACTGAAATCGCCCTCTATTAACAAATACCTTTTGTCATGTTGGCGAAGCATTCTCTCTCAGGGAGGTTGTTACCGTTATCATTAACCTACCCCGGCCAGGCGAACCGCCGCTTCAACATCAACCGCCACCAACCGGGATACGCCAGGCTCCTGCATGGTCACCCCGGCCAGATGATCCGCGATTTCCATGGTGGCCTTGTTGTGGGTGATAAATACGAACTGCACCCGACTCGCCATGTCCTGCACCAGCGCGCCGAAGCGCCGCACATTCGCCTCGTCCAGTGGCGCATCCACTTCGTCCAGCAGACAAAAGGGCGCAGGATTGAGCTGGAAAATGGCGAATACCAGCGCTACCGCCGTCAACGCCTTCTCGCCGCCGGACAGCAGGCTGATGGAACCAATCCGCTTGCCCGGCGGCTTGGCCATGATCGCGACCCCGGCATCCAGCACATCTTCGCCCGTCAGTTCCAGATGCGCCTCGCCGCCACCGAATAAACGGGGGAACAAGGTTTGCAGCCCTGTATTGACCTGTTCAAATGTCTCGCGAAACCGGGCGCGGGTCTCACGATCCATTTGCCGGATGGCTGTTTCCAATGTCGCCAGCGCTTCCAGCAAATCAGCGTTTTGCGCATCGAGATAGTCCTTGCGCTCGGACAGTTCGGCGAACTCCTGAATCGCCGCCAGATTGATCGCCCCCAGCCGCT includes these proteins:
- the ligA gene encoding NAD-dependent DNA ligase LigA, whose amino-acid sequence is MKAQNIPDDLKVRAVQLREQLNRYGYRYYVLDSPEIPDAEYDRLFQELQALEIAHPELIAPDSPTQRVGGKPLEAFAPIRHQRPMLSIRTETDTGPDGARAFDALVRRELELSEDAAPVEYACELKFDGLAINLRYEQGVLTQAATRGDGETGEDVTQNVRTIKTVPLRLQGIAPEVLEVRGEAYMRRPDFERYNAQQRAASLPALVNPRNGAAGAIRQLDSRQAMKRPLSFFAYGLGETQGWEPPATHSATLDALAALGLPVSAERAVVQGADGLMAFHDAIAGKRDALPFDIDGVVYKVNRLDWQRQLGFRTREPRWAVAHKFPAQEELTVVEAIEVQVGRTGAITPVARLKPVFVGGVTVTNATLHNADEIARKDVRVGDTVIVRRAGDVIPEVVSVVRDRRPADAQPFVMPETCPVCGSHVVRPEGESVARCMGGLYCRAQRKEALRHFASRRAMDIEGLGDKLVEQLVDQELVRGPADLYALDVTTLAGLERMGAKSAANLAAALERSKTTTLARFLYALGIREVGEATAMTLAAHFGALEALVVAEEETLQQAPDVGPVVAAAIRAFFQEPHNQQAIARLRAAGVHWPDGARKPAVISSLAGKTFVLTGALDSLARDQAADRLRALGAKVSGSVSKKTDYVVAGRDAGSKLERAQALNVTVLDEAGLLALLEDS
- a CDS encoding ABC transporter ATP-binding protein gives rise to the protein MQIHSEATESTPLLEVRDLSVSFGAIPAVKQVSFALRRGETLALVGESGSGKSVSALSLLQLLPYPHARHPGGSIRLRGEELLGATPARLREIRGNQIAMVFQEPMTSLNPLHSIEKQIGETLLLHKGLSGARLKARIVELLELVGLPDAAHRLNALPHELSGGQRQRVMIAMALANDPDILIADEPTTALDVTIQAQILKLLKDLQARLGMAILFITHDLSIVRKMADRVCVMQAGVVVETGSVAGIFSNPQHPYTRQLLAAEPQGEPPPENSEAPIVMAGDDLKVWFPLKRSLFGQATEHVKAVDGVSVSVRAGQTLGVVGESGSGKTTLGLALLRLLSSTGAIRFEGQRIDHQPDKALRPLRQAMQIVFQDPYGSLSPRLSVGEIVEEGLRVHGLAGDHKTRRTRIAQALEEVGLDPETQDRYPHEFSGGQRQRIAIARALALQPRLLILDEPTSALDVSVQAQIVDLLRDLQRRYRLAYLFISHDLRVVRALANHLLVMKNGRVVEEGPARQVFERPQHPYTQALLAAALNLEAVGNGSDRF
- a CDS encoding glutamyl-tRNA reductase, with protein sequence MSLLALGLNHQTAPVGVRERVTFAPDRLYPALRDLRERGGVYEAAILSTCNRTELYCGLKDGDSQRVVKWLGDYHTLPAADLRPYLYQHAEGRAVRHILRVASGLDSMVLGEPQILGQVKRAYQAASRAGALGTLLERLFQHTFSVAKQVRTDTHIGASPVSVAFAAVSLAKQIFADLPRRTALLIGAGDTIELVARHLHESGIGRLVVANRTLERAHALAASFAGYAIALEEIPLHLGEADMVIASTANPGLMLEAALVRRCLKQRRHQPMFMVDLAVPRDIDPAVADLDDVYLYTVDDLKDIIQENLRSRQAAARQAEEIIDNQVERFMAWLRAQDSVDSIRALRQRAEAARDEALARARRQLAQGQDPAEALNFLANTLTNKLIHPPCAGLREAAAQGDLEMLTLIQNLYRLHDGKPHP
- a CDS encoding RibD family protein, with the translated sequence MALANRQRPFTLAHLGQSLDGRIATVCGASRHINSPENLTHLHRLRALCDAILVGASTVECDDPQLTTRRVTGPQPVRVVIDPHRRLTAERYLFQDQTTRTLLVCAEGLAHQPGPGHAEVMGIPHDGPHLPLREVLRQLHERGLFGLFVEGGGLTVSNFLEAGLLDRLQIAIAPLVIGSGRPSITLPTIEDLSQGLHPRHRRYVMGEDVLFDCHLRD
- a CDS encoding aminopeptidase; translation: MRQISQNFFIILTIIMALPGCADLAYYQQAAAGQWKLWQVRRPVADVLADSTTSPELRQRLETAQALRDFAATELALPDNNSYRDYSDLQRSWVVKNVFAAPELSLEPRQWCFLVAGCLSYRGYFDAEAASRLAAELRATGDDVYMADITAYSTLGWFDDPLLNTFIDWPTGRLAELMFHELAHQRLYVADDTAFNEAFATAVGQLGAERWLERRAVAHEREEYAADLRRREQFLQLTVQARESLAVLYVSPHRESEKRTGKQRILGELQARYQALKQDWGGYAGYDRWFMQDLNNAKLAGVSTYYRQVPAFLALFEREGRDFARFYQAAETIGQLPPVEREARLRELLPTLAPFQRIHTDDF
- a CDS encoding multifunctional CCA addition/repair protein, with product MNTDTVTTYLVGGAVRDELLNLPVKERDWVVVGATPDDLLTRGFRPVGKDFPVFLHPETRDEYALARTERKTAPGYHGFHIHAAPEVTLEDDLQRRDLTINAMARDAQGQLIDPYHGARDLEARWLRHVSPAFAEDPVRILRVARFSARYASLGFRVAPETLNLMRAMVVSGEVDHLTPERVWAETVRALGESRPERFIETLRDCGALARIFPELDRLFGVPQPPVHHPEIDTGLHTLMALTQAVRLGADVVTRFAVLVHDFGKGATPPEEWPRHLDHEDRGAELVRAFCQRLRVPNLHRELGVLTARYHTHCHRALELRPGTLLKILQALDTLRKPQRFEQFLLACEADARGRLGLENRDYPQADLLRRIYQAISGIQARPLMEQGLSGLALAEALRRERLATITEVRRAFTSVGC
- the prfA gene encoding peptide chain release factor 1, with amino-acid sequence MNPSMLAKLEQLAARHEEISALLAEPEIINDNDRFRALSVEYAQLEPVASGFHAYRQVLDELDSTREMAQDNDPEMRALAQAELLEADQRRMEQEQTLQFLLLPQDPHDSGNVFLEIRAGTGGDEAALFAGDLWRMYGRYAELRGWTLEILSESPGEHGGYKEVIGRIIGQGVYSKLKFESGAHRVQRVPVTEAQGRIHTSAATVAVMPELEEVEQIDINPADLRIDTYRASGAGGQHVNKTDSAIRITHLPSGIVVECQDERSQHKNRSRAMSLLQAKLLTAEQEKQTSAQAQTRKLLVGSGDRSERIRTYNFPQGRVTDHRINLTLYKLGEVLEGHLDPVIEPLIQEQRLLDLNSLMDAL